A section of the Paenibacillus aurantius genome encodes:
- a CDS encoding glycoside hydrolase family 88/105 protein yields MTAALTRYFDPEQSMAGQTHGTDIPHVLTVMAQRYIGENPPHAPVYRVSRASGIRKLENHTYSFPVNTLFPEMRAGQRIYAWAKLWIEEPQDFIFLMRCYGPARLYHNGEQRFGSSREEEGETAAPLKLKIKLVRGWNHFVLELAMGDDGRAGAEFGTGNRKNKPYAFLSPSVEREGEEGWIYTAPLDRPLPFLPSTTQPEETAGTAWYPERSPSQEGELRLDRLYGRQPGLRAVSWTSVPVGSQWSEAVTVAGTAYGPVTFDWNGREVFTAEEGPFRFELEPGAKGGHLVAYSTCGSKGWGFGLAREDSGPWKAPVKVHGYKGSWLHLGPFAEGEDLSGEAYRDMSTLADGAAGKAYWTTDEPGAFLRPFLENELFGRWNYPLGVTLFGLLETSRLLKRPDLADYVTRHVEFATSAYAYSLWDRERFGAAGLNNQLSHIDSLDDCGSFGALAILADRVRPLKGMRACADDISRYIMDVQDRMEDGALYRRIGVSPSMHNTMWCDDMYMSVPFLCRYAELSGDSRYVDEAARQLLLYKKYLFMEDRQIMSHVYDVAAGKPSRTAWGRGNGWVFFSLAVLLSVLPEDHEQYGPILGFYRELAGGYARLQGSCGLWHQVLTDPESYEEASCTSMFIYGFALGVRRGWLDEPTLYARAVLDGWQGLCTRAIDKHGNLYGVCKGSSWSHSHAYYKHELGWNLNDTHGIGIVMLAGIEAQAMLNSLGEEA; encoded by the coding sequence ATGACGGCAGCGTTGACCCGCTATTTCGACCCGGAACAAAGCATGGCCGGCCAGACGCATGGGACCGACATCCCGCACGTCCTGACGGTCATGGCCCAACGCTACATAGGCGAGAACCCGCCCCATGCTCCGGTTTACCGGGTGTCCCGGGCAAGCGGCATCCGCAAGCTGGAGAACCATACCTACTCTTTCCCTGTGAACACCTTATTCCCGGAGATGCGTGCCGGCCAGCGGATTTATGCCTGGGCGAAGCTGTGGATCGAAGAGCCCCAGGACTTCATCTTTCTGATGAGATGCTACGGGCCTGCCCGCCTGTACCACAACGGAGAGCAGCGCTTCGGCTCTTCCCGGGAGGAAGAAGGGGAGACGGCCGCTCCGCTCAAGCTTAAGATCAAGCTCGTGCGGGGGTGGAACCACTTTGTTCTTGAGCTTGCTATGGGCGACGATGGAAGGGCCGGAGCTGAATTCGGGACCGGCAACCGCAAAAACAAGCCGTATGCGTTCCTGTCTCCCTCCGTGGAAAGAGAAGGGGAGGAAGGATGGATCTATACGGCGCCCCTGGACCGGCCGCTTCCGTTCCTTCCGTCAACGACTCAGCCAGAGGAAACGGCCGGGACGGCCTGGTACCCGGAGCGTTCCCCTTCGCAAGAAGGGGAGCTTCGGCTGGACCGGCTGTATGGCCGGCAGCCCGGTCTCCGCGCGGTTTCCTGGACGTCCGTTCCGGTCGGCTCCCAATGGAGCGAGGCCGTTACGGTAGCGGGAACCGCCTACGGTCCCGTCACCTTCGATTGGAACGGTCGGGAAGTTTTCACCGCCGAGGAAGGCCCCTTTCGCTTCGAGCTGGAGCCCGGAGCGAAGGGCGGCCACCTCGTGGCTTACAGCACCTGCGGCTCGAAAGGCTGGGGTTTTGGCTTGGCACGGGAGGACAGTGGACCATGGAAAGCGCCGGTCAAGGTTCACGGCTATAAGGGGTCGTGGCTTCATCTCGGTCCGTTTGCGGAAGGGGAGGACCTTTCCGGGGAAGCCTACCGGGATATGAGCACCTTGGCTGACGGAGCAGCCGGGAAGGCTTATTGGACGACGGACGAGCCCGGTGCTTTCCTCCGGCCTTTTCTGGAGAACGAGCTTTTCGGGCGCTGGAATTATCCGCTCGGCGTTACCCTGTTCGGGCTGCTGGAAACCAGCCGCCTGCTGAAGCGGCCGGATCTGGCCGATTACGTGACGCGCCACGTGGAGTTCGCCACCTCCGCCTATGCCTATTCCCTGTGGGACCGGGAACGCTTCGGGGCGGCGGGGCTGAACAACCAGCTGTCGCATATCGACAGTCTGGACGACTGCGGCTCCTTCGGGGCTCTGGCCATTCTCGCGGACCGGGTGCGGCCGCTTAAAGGGATGCGGGCCTGCGCGGACGATATCTCCCGCTACATCATGGACGTCCAGGACCGGATGGAGGACGGGGCGCTTTACCGCCGGATCGGCGTTTCCCCCAGCATGCACAATACGATGTGGTGCGACGATATGTACATGAGCGTGCCCTTCCTCTGCCGGTACGCCGAGCTGTCGGGCGACTCGCGGTACGTGGACGAAGCGGCCCGTCAGCTTCTGCTCTATAAGAAGTATTTGTTCATGGAGGACCGGCAGATCATGTCCCACGTGTATGATGTGGCGGCCGGAAAGCCCTCACGGACGGCTTGGGGCCGGGGGAACGGCTGGGTGTTCTTCTCGCTTGCGGTTCTGCTGTCCGTGCTGCCGGAGGACCATGAGCAGTACGGTCCGATCCTCGGCTTCTACCGGGAGCTGGCCGGGGGCTACGCCCGGCTTCAGGGCTCCTGCGGCTTGTGGCATCAGGTGCTGACGGACCCCGAATCCTATGAGGAGGCGTCCTGCACCTCGATGTTCATCTACGGCTTTGCCCTGGGCGTGCGCAGAGGATGGCTGGACGAGCCGACACTCTATGCCCGGGCGGTGCTGGACGGCTGGCAGGGGCTGTGCACCCGGGCCATCGACAAGCACGGCAATTTATACGGCGTATGCAAAGGATCGAGCTGGTCGCACTCCCATGCTTATTACAAGCATGAGCTCGGCTGGAATCTCAATGATACGCACGGGATCGGCATTGTCATGCTGGCCGGAATCGAGGCTCAGGCCATGCTTAACAGCCTCGGAGAAGAAGCTTAG
- a CDS encoding Gfo/Idh/MocA family protein, whose translation MKKRYAICGVSGRGLGMFAKPILTTFSASSELVGLLDRDPARFELFRTRYPEQAGIGTYSENEFDRMVDETRPDVIIVAGRDDTHARYIMAALRRDLDVITEKPMVTTGEDARRVLEAEKNSKGKVTVTFNYRYAPIHTKIKEMVLEGRLGRITSVDLNWYLDTYHGSSYFKRWNRVRELSGGLSIHKCTHHFDLVNWWIGQKPVEVFAYGALNYYGAEGEANPRKVDGRHCSTCEDTEACSYYSRWNTRSHTMRVQDDHLGSLSEGKSRFPYSDYRPDQCIFDSQIDIEDTYAATVRYNEGALLSYSVNFSLPYEGYRLAINGTKGRLETLEYHMPSRTPFPTPVQTIDYFPLFGSKETIHVVHREGGHGGGDPLLLEDLFMGEDARRPYRLLSGAVDGAYSVSTGEAVWRSVKEHRAITIDEVLGGNRPAPALSISGEGGQGR comes from the coding sequence ATGAAGAAACGATATGCCATTTGCGGGGTAAGCGGCCGGGGGCTCGGGATGTTTGCCAAGCCGATTCTGACGACCTTCTCCGCAAGCTCCGAGCTGGTTGGCCTGCTGGACCGGGATCCCGCCCGGTTCGAGCTGTTCCGGACGCGGTATCCGGAACAAGCGGGAATCGGGACCTATTCCGAGAACGAATTCGACCGGATGGTAGACGAGACCCGCCCGGATGTGATTATCGTCGCGGGCCGTGACGATACCCATGCCCGCTACATCATGGCCGCGCTCCGGCGCGACCTGGATGTCATCACCGAGAAGCCGATGGTCACCACCGGCGAGGATGCAAGACGGGTGCTAGAAGCCGAGAAGAACAGCAAGGGGAAAGTGACGGTCACCTTCAATTACCGGTACGCCCCCATTCATACGAAGATCAAGGAAATGGTGCTCGAGGGCAGGCTCGGCCGGATTACATCGGTTGACCTGAACTGGTACCTTGATACCTATCACGGCTCCAGCTACTTCAAGCGGTGGAACCGCGTCCGGGAGCTTTCCGGCGGGTTGTCGATCCACAAGTGCACACATCATTTTGATCTCGTGAATTGGTGGATCGGCCAGAAGCCGGTGGAAGTCTTCGCCTACGGGGCCTTGAACTACTATGGGGCGGAAGGGGAGGCCAACCCGCGGAAGGTGGACGGCCGTCACTGCAGCACCTGCGAGGATACGGAAGCGTGCAGCTATTATTCGCGCTGGAATACCCGCAGCCATACGATGCGCGTACAGGACGACCATCTGGGTTCCCTGAGCGAAGGAAAGAGCCGGTTTCCCTATTCCGATTACCGGCCGGATCAATGCATATTTGACTCGCAGATTGACATTGAAGATACGTATGCGGCTACGGTCCGCTACAACGAAGGGGCTCTGCTCAGCTATTCCGTCAACTTTTCCCTGCCGTACGAGGGGTACCGTTTGGCCATCAACGGGACCAAAGGCCGTTTGGAGACGCTGGAGTATCATATGCCCTCCCGCACGCCTTTTCCGACACCGGTTCAGACGATCGATTACTTCCCCTTATTCGGCTCCAAGGAAACCATTCACGTGGTTCACCGGGAAGGCGGACATGGGGGAGGGGACCCTCTGCTGCTCGAGGACTTGTTTATGGGAGAGGACGCCCGCCGACCCTACCGCCTTTTATCGGGAGCCGTTGACGGCGCTTATTCGGTTTCCACTGGCGAAGCCGTCTGGCGGTCGGTGAAGGAACACCGCGCCATAACCATCGACGAGGTGCTGGGCGGAAACCGCCCTGCTCCCGCGCTGAGCATAAGCGGCGAAGGGGGCCAGGGACGATGA
- a CDS encoding ABC transporter permease, whose protein sequence is MTGSAAGTAKSVQNRYLANMRKHWMLYVMIVPGLLYFLIFKYVPLAGSVIAFQNYQIFKGITGSSWVGLDNFRYLMTYQDFYLVLRNTATIALYHLVFGFPAPIILALLFNEVRRMFFKRVVQSLFYLPHFLSWVVVGGIVFELLSNQGIANMVRGWFGLEPVLFMQQQQYFRTIVVLSAIWKDVGWGTIIYLAAIAGINPNLYEAAVMDGASRWKQTIHITLPTMFPTILVLFLLNIGNFLELGFDQIYNLLTPMTYSVGDIIETYVYRAGVLQGQYSVTTAIGLFQSVIGFMLLWIFNRMARKTEQGLW, encoded by the coding sequence ATGACAGGCAGCGCGGCGGGAACCGCCAAGTCGGTACAGAACCGGTATCTCGCCAATATGCGGAAGCACTGGATGCTGTATGTCATGATCGTTCCCGGACTGTTGTATTTTCTGATTTTTAAATATGTTCCGCTTGCGGGCAGCGTCATTGCCTTTCAGAACTACCAGATCTTTAAGGGGATCACCGGAAGCTCCTGGGTGGGCTTGGATAATTTCCGCTACCTCATGACGTATCAGGATTTCTACCTGGTGCTGAGGAACACGGCGACCATCGCCCTTTACCACCTCGTCTTCGGGTTCCCCGCCCCCATCATCCTGGCGCTTTTGTTTAACGAAGTGCGGCGGATGTTTTTTAAACGGGTGGTGCAGAGCCTGTTCTATCTTCCCCACTTCTTGTCCTGGGTGGTCGTCGGGGGAATCGTTTTCGAGCTGTTGTCCAATCAAGGAATCGCGAATATGGTGCGCGGGTGGTTCGGCTTGGAGCCGGTCCTCTTCATGCAGCAGCAGCAGTATTTCCGGACCATCGTGGTGCTGTCCGCCATTTGGAAGGACGTGGGCTGGGGCACGATCATCTATTTGGCCGCCATCGCCGGAATCAACCCGAATCTGTATGAAGCGGCGGTCATGGACGGGGCGAGCCGGTGGAAGCAGACCATCCACATCACCCTGCCTACGATGTTTCCAACCATTCTCGTGCTGTTCCTGCTCAACATCGGCAACTTCCTCGAGCTTGGGTTCGACCAGATCTATAACCTGCTTACGCCGATGACGTATTCGGTCGGGGATATTATCGAAACGTATGTCTACCGGGCAGGGGTTCTTCAAGGGCAGTACAGCGTAACGACCGCGATTGGGCTGTTCCAATCGGTGATCGGGTTTATGCTGCTGTGGATCTTTAACCGGATGGCGCGAAAAACAGAACAGGGGTTGTGGTGA
- a CDS encoding carbohydrate ABC transporter permease, whose product MKQTKGEKTFQGINYLFLAAAAATMLLPLIHLLAVSLSSPVAADSKKVFLLPVEFTWASWVHILQNGGLWTSFGITVYIAVAGTFLSMLFSVLTAFPLARKEFLFRKPFMLGIIITMIFNAPMIPFFLTVRELGMMNSLWALILPGLIGTFNMIIIRTFFMGMPAELDDSARMDGCTDAGILFRIYLPLSKPVLATVSLFYAVGYWNTFQRAVLFIRDPNKWPLQMKLRIYLQSPEELAAVNLVLGDYDFNTTTLKAATILFATIPIILVYPYLQKYFVKGSMLGSLKE is encoded by the coding sequence ATGAAGCAGACCAAGGGAGAAAAAACGTTCCAAGGGATAAACTACTTGTTTCTGGCGGCTGCTGCCGCCACGATGCTGCTGCCGCTTATCCATCTGCTGGCCGTCTCGCTCAGCTCGCCGGTCGCAGCCGATTCGAAGAAGGTGTTCCTGCTTCCGGTCGAATTCACATGGGCATCTTGGGTACACATTTTGCAGAACGGGGGCCTCTGGACCTCCTTCGGCATCACGGTCTACATCGCCGTAGCGGGAACGTTCCTCAGCATGCTCTTCTCGGTGCTGACCGCCTTCCCTCTGGCCCGCAAGGAGTTTCTGTTCCGGAAGCCGTTCATGCTGGGGATCATCATTACGATGATTTTCAATGCGCCGATGATTCCGTTCTTCCTGACGGTCAGGGAGCTTGGGATGATGAATTCGCTCTGGGCGCTTATCTTGCCCGGGCTGATCGGGACGTTTAACATGATTATCATCCGAACGTTCTTTATGGGGATGCCGGCGGAGCTGGATGACTCGGCCCGAATGGACGGCTGTACCGATGCGGGCATTCTGTTCCGGATTTACCTGCCCCTGTCCAAGCCGGTGCTCGCGACCGTCAGTCTGTTCTATGCGGTCGGGTATTGGAACACCTTCCAGCGGGCGGTGCTCTTCATCCGCGATCCCAACAAATGGCCCCTGCAGATGAAGCTCCGCATCTATTTGCAATCTCCGGAGGAGCTGGCGGCGGTGAACCTGGTTCTGGGCGATTATGATTTCAACACCACGACGCTTAAGGCGGCTACCATTCTGTTCGCTACCATTCCGATCATTCTGGTTTACCCGTATCTGCAAAAATATTTTGTAAAAGGCTCGATGCTTGGCTCCCTCAAGGAGTAA
- a CDS encoding extracellular solute-binding protein, translated as MRKRLFGKSAAVTAAASLLAVTALAGCSQKGENSSADGGGEDGKPVKVKVFKSHMGVGSIPDSNNAHVKYVAEKTGVEYQLVTTPPGSEPTEALNLMIASNELPDILRPIGGVEQTLIKQGGALPLDDLLPKYAPNVWKNIPKEAWDIVRSASSDGHIYYVPKVFLVPERAPMIRKDWLEKVGMTMPKTAEEYKEVLKAFRDKDPNGNGKKDELPTSGREFGKWMDHLFGMYGVAMWEGSPEWDLYDGKIQYAGVTKNMKGAIGFIRELYAEKLLDNETFLNKGDVWTAKINNNLVGSWYHLPANLRDRLTAMQKGAPEAYVVGMPVPKVNGFEGFVTMKSMGEPEWVIPTSAKDKAPAALKLLDFFYDSNNEEFVRFGIEGLQHKVVDGKKVLLPPEDSRPLALGMRNLTTKEDMDLRIKETIPENMQKMVQDIFVVSTADARRIAGDGLPSQVYEGFPDIQSHKLFQEYLTKIAIGEWPLDKFDEFVDRWKKAGGDTVTKRVEEWYAKVKK; from the coding sequence ATGAGAAAACGTTTGTTTGGCAAGTCGGCCGCCGTTACGGCCGCCGCATCCCTGCTGGCAGTCACCGCTCTCGCGGGCTGTTCGCAAAAAGGAGAGAACTCCTCTGCGGATGGAGGGGGAGAAGACGGCAAGCCGGTAAAGGTGAAGGTGTTCAAAAGCCATATGGGAGTCGGCAGTATTCCCGATTCGAACAATGCCCATGTGAAATATGTCGCGGAGAAAACGGGGGTGGAATACCAGCTGGTCACGACCCCTCCGGGCTCGGAGCCGACAGAAGCCCTTAACCTGATGATTGCCTCGAATGAGCTGCCGGACATTCTTCGCCCGATCGGCGGGGTCGAGCAGACGCTGATCAAGCAAGGCGGGGCTCTCCCGCTCGACGATCTGCTGCCGAAGTATGCGCCGAACGTCTGGAAGAACATCCCGAAAGAAGCTTGGGACATCGTCCGGTCGGCTTCCTCCGACGGCCACATCTACTATGTGCCGAAGGTGTTCCTGGTTCCCGAGCGGGCGCCGATGATCCGCAAGGACTGGCTGGAGAAGGTCGGGATGACCATGCCGAAGACGGCGGAGGAATACAAGGAAGTGCTGAAGGCTTTCCGGGACAAGGATCCTAACGGAAACGGCAAGAAGGACGAGCTGCCGACGTCCGGGCGGGAATTCGGCAAGTGGATGGACCATTTGTTCGGCATGTACGGGGTTGCCATGTGGGAGGGCAGTCCGGAGTGGGATCTTTATGATGGCAAAATCCAGTACGCCGGGGTCACGAAGAACATGAAGGGGGCGATCGGGTTCATCCGCGAGCTGTATGCCGAGAAGCTGCTCGACAATGAGACGTTCCTGAACAAGGGCGATGTATGGACGGCCAAGATCAACAACAACCTGGTCGGAAGCTGGTATCACCTTCCGGCTAACCTCCGCGACCGGCTGACCGCCATGCAGAAGGGGGCCCCGGAGGCTTACGTAGTCGGGATGCCGGTTCCGAAGGTGAACGGCTTCGAAGGCTTCGTCACCATGAAGAGCATGGGCGAGCCGGAATGGGTCATTCCGACTTCGGCGAAGGATAAAGCCCCTGCCGCTTTGAAGCTTCTGGATTTCTTCTACGATTCGAACAACGAGGAATTCGTCCGGTTCGGCATCGAAGGCCTTCAGCATAAAGTCGTAGACGGCAAAAAAGTGCTGCTGCCGCCCGAGGACAGCCGTCCGCTGGCGCTCGGCATGCGCAACCTGACCACCAAGGAAGACATGGATCTCCGGATCAAGGAGACGATTCCCGAGAATATGCAGAAGATGGTTCAGGACATTTTCGTGGTAAGCACGGCGGATGCCCGGCGGATTGCCGGTGACGGTCTCCCGAGCCAGGTCTATGAAGGCTTCCCCGACATTCAATCCCATAAGCTCTTCCAGGAGTATTTGACGAAGATCGCCATCGGGGAATGGCCGCTCGATAAATTCGATGAGTTCGTGGACCGCTGGAAGAAAGCCGGAGGCGACACGGTGACGAAGCGCGTCGAGGAATGGTACGCCAAAGTAAAGAAATAA
- a CDS encoding pectinesterase — translation MKRWLGLLMSLVMVWSLWQLPTPAAHAGYDRLPAFPGAEGFGYAAAGGRGGEVYHVTSYELTGPGTFHDALLTAGATPRTIVFDISGEITIPQIVVKNKANITIAGQTAAGDGVTIRGNNIRFINCSDIVVRYLRFRMGHQSFQDDTMYFEDCQNVMIDHSSFSWGSDEVLSIKSKDYDHPKSKNISVQWSIISEGLLTHSMGGLIEMNTITMHHNLYAHNNDRNPKTKGQIDFVNNIIYNWGSFPYVAGGESGTKSFGNVVGNTFIAGINSANPDYAVVRGNENYQVYLADNRIDSNRNGVLDGTDTGTGMIEPERPSIVVTERFEYPPVHTQKPEEAYELVLKHSGASLNRDAVDKRVIDSVMKQTGAIIGNEQDAGGFPVLRKGTAPADTDRDGMPDVWERAHRLNPADPEDRNGDRDGDGYTNLEEYLNELAAPGFPGNYPTSPPAWTGTPFEPPAIPVEEPEPVPVPTLDGKTVRNVVITDNSSNGAANAANWSIQQNLQAGDLVAGDRMTGSKVYRFASIPDSLKGMEWLRSPVASRSATNPDVVSFYLAADTDVYVAHDARISSKPEWLSSAYEDTGLTIADDQPITFNLFKKHYPAGAHVVMGANNGSSSMNYFVILKPTDPGTAPPAAPPAGLEGKRTEGPAVSLGWQPASGAGAYLIYRSTPTDPYFKAVGSSAKPEFTDDGAAFGGVYRYRVSALNAGGESPLSGGVEVPVYDASQPAPVSPAGLKITEAKSLSVKMAWTPVEGAVSYGIFRSGAPDGAYEPIGTTTAAHYTDKSVDPATTYYYRVAARSAGGESARSDSVKAVTLPAVPVPQAPEGLTAGEVTTTSFAMEWKPAEYAETYSIYRKAQGDNDFSFLASTPEPRFIDDSVSAGNSGYSYRVTAVNEKGESPPSPTLELSMPLPAAPTDLRSGLKGETFVGLIWTVDDPSPQYNIYRESAGRPAESVGYAKVETFYDRTVEPGVEYTYWVKAKNATGESPPSASLKVTTPLVRNLDHLDEALEAAYADGLIFDKGVLNSLLAKVNQAQQGKENSSNVLRALEQELSALAGSQADASFVRKIREDLLYLVEQAEL, via the coding sequence ATGAAAAGATGGCTGGGGCTCCTGATGAGCCTCGTAATGGTTTGGTCCCTTTGGCAGCTTCCGACTCCCGCCGCCCATGCGGGATATGACAGGCTGCCGGCGTTCCCGGGAGCGGAAGGCTTCGGGTATGCGGCGGCAGGCGGTCGGGGAGGAGAGGTCTATCATGTGACGAGCTATGAGCTGACAGGTCCGGGTACCTTTCATGATGCGCTTCTGACAGCGGGGGCCACACCGAGAACCATTGTATTCGACATTTCCGGGGAGATCACCATTCCCCAGATCGTGGTGAAGAACAAGGCCAACATTACCATCGCCGGCCAAACGGCCGCAGGGGATGGGGTGACCATCCGCGGAAACAACATCCGGTTTATTAACTGCAGCGACATCGTCGTCCGCTATTTGCGTTTCCGCATGGGCCACCAGAGCTTTCAGGACGACACCATGTATTTTGAAGACTGCCAGAACGTGATGATCGACCACTCCTCCTTCTCGTGGGGAAGCGATGAAGTGTTGTCCATCAAGAGCAAGGATTATGATCATCCGAAATCCAAAAACATTTCCGTACAGTGGTCCATCATCTCCGAAGGACTGCTCACCCACTCCATGGGCGGATTGATCGAGATGAACACGATCACCATGCACCATAACCTGTATGCCCACAACAACGACCGCAACCCCAAAACCAAGGGCCAAATCGATTTCGTCAACAACATCATCTACAACTGGGGAAGCTTCCCTTATGTAGCCGGCGGAGAATCGGGAACGAAGAGCTTCGGTAACGTTGTCGGCAATACCTTCATCGCCGGCATCAACTCCGCGAATCCCGATTACGCCGTGGTACGCGGCAACGAGAATTATCAGGTGTATCTGGCCGATAACCGGATCGACAGCAACCGGAACGGCGTTCTGGACGGAACGGACACCGGGACCGGCATGATCGAGCCGGAAAGGCCGAGTATCGTGGTGACGGAGCGCTTCGAATATCCTCCGGTCCATACGCAGAAACCCGAGGAAGCCTACGAGCTTGTACTGAAGCATTCCGGCGCTTCCCTAAACCGCGATGCGGTCGATAAGCGTGTCATCGACAGCGTCATGAAGCAAACCGGAGCCATTATCGGAAACGAACAGGATGCCGGCGGGTTTCCGGTTCTAAGGAAGGGAACTGCCCCTGCCGATACGGATCGTGACGGGATGCCTGACGTATGGGAAAGGGCCCATAGGCTTAATCCAGCCGATCCGGAGGACCGGAACGGAGACCGCGATGGTGACGGCTATACCAACCTGGAAGAATATCTGAATGAGCTCGCGGCACCCGGGTTCCCCGGGAACTACCCCACCTCCCCGCCGGCTTGGACAGGCACGCCGTTCGAGCCGCCCGCCATCCCTGTGGAAGAGCCGGAACCGGTGCCGGTGCCAACCCTGGATGGGAAAACGGTGCGAAATGTGGTCATAACGGACAACAGCAGCAATGGCGCCGCCAACGCCGCCAACTGGTCGATTCAGCAAAATCTGCAAGCCGGAGACTTGGTAGCCGGGGACCGGATGACCGGAAGCAAGGTATACCGGTTCGCTTCCATCCCGGATTCCTTGAAGGGGATGGAATGGCTCCGGTCGCCCGTCGCCTCCAGGAGCGCCACCAATCCCGATGTGGTCTCGTTCTACCTGGCCGCGGATACGGACGTCTATGTCGCTCACGATGCACGCATATCGTCCAAGCCCGAATGGCTGAGCTCGGCCTACGAAGACACGGGGCTTACCATTGCGGACGATCAGCCGATCACCTTCAACCTGTTCAAGAAGCATTATCCGGCTGGAGCTCACGTCGTCATGGGGGCCAATAACGGCTCGTCCTCCATGAACTACTTCGTTATTCTGAAGCCGACCGATCCCGGAACGGCTCCCCCTGCGGCTCCCCCCGCCGGGTTAGAGGGGAAAAGGACGGAGGGGCCGGCCGTTTCCCTCGGATGGCAGCCGGCAAGCGGAGCCGGCGCTTACTTGATTTACCGCTCCACCCCGACGGATCCTTACTTCAAGGCGGTGGGAAGCTCGGCAAAGCCTGAATTTACGGACGACGGCGCGGCTTTCGGCGGAGTCTACCGGTACCGGGTGTCCGCGCTTAACGCTGGAGGGGAGTCCCCTCTGTCTGGCGGTGTGGAAGTACCGGTCTACGATGCGTCCCAGCCTGCTCCGGTCTCACCGGCCGGATTGAAGATTACGGAGGCGAAGAGCCTTTCCGTCAAAATGGCCTGGACACCCGTAGAGGGTGCCGTCAGCTATGGAATATTCCGATCGGGCGCCCCCGACGGGGCTTATGAGCCGATCGGCACCACCACGGCCGCCCATTATACCGATAAATCCGTCGACCCCGCGACAACCTATTATTATCGGGTCGCCGCCAGGTCGGCGGGAGGGGAATCGGCAAGGTCCGATTCTGTTAAGGCAGTTACCCTGCCGGCCGTCCCTGTTCCGCAAGCTCCGGAGGGACTAACGGCAGGAGAGGTGACCACCACCTCCTTTGCGATGGAATGGAAGCCGGCCGAATATGCGGAAACCTATTCGATTTACCGGAAGGCACAGGGCGACAATGACTTTTCCTTCCTTGCCAGCACCCCGGAACCCCGGTTTATCGACGATAGCGTCAGCGCCGGAAACAGCGGCTACAGCTACCGGGTGACGGCGGTTAACGAGAAGGGGGAATCTCCTCCTTCCCCTACTTTGGAGCTTTCCATGCCGCTGCCCGCCGCCCCGACCGATCTGCGCAGCGGCTTGAAAGGGGAAACGTTCGTCGGCCTTATCTGGACCGTGGATGATCCTTCTCCGCAGTACAACATTTACCGGGAGTCCGCCGGGCGGCCCGCCGAGTCCGTAGGGTACGCGAAGGTTGAGACCTTCTACGACCGGACCGTAGAGCCTGGGGTGGAGTATACCTATTGGGTTAAAGCCAAAAACGCAACCGGCGAATCACCTCCGTCCGCTTCCCTTAAAGTGACAACGCCTCTGGTAAGGAACCTCGACCATTTGGATGAAGCTCTGGAGGCTGCGTATGCGGATGGGCTTATCTTCGATAAAGGAGTCTTGAACAGCCTCCTCGCCAAGGTGAACCAGGCCCAACAGGGTAAGGAGAATTCTTCTAACGTCCTGCGTGCCCTGGAACAGGAACTGTCGGCCCTGGCCGGCAGCCAGGCGGATGCCTCCTTCGTCCGGAAGATAAGGGAGGACCTTCTCTATCTAGTAGAACAAGCGGAACTATAA